From a region of the Molothrus ater isolate BHLD 08-10-18 breed brown headed cowbird chromosome 27, BPBGC_Mater_1.1, whole genome shotgun sequence genome:
- the TNS4 gene encoding tensin-4, with product MSQVIESHVLRVGQTVCISSPEESKSLHPAGYPRLPGKYVYYSTESWTKPPSMVHPKAHLLPRCGAQPLPEHVAAHMQGKDEQNSSLERPPAPSQPKEEENNSTGPEDQPMSPSLDITIETLNKMILEIDPTFQPLPCRPVRAAGQPAAQGDTAATKKQEQEAIDIKYIELTPGRATGPDLPQGSPSPSGTPFSRSPQTNSFLPQKGPLGGKYSSGDSVVFSSPPGPPSPQPATLSCSKASESSSAPWQCLAGHTDTASCSPGALSTSPGVENLLKPVQVLRARQRGSWVSQLSTSPGSDTSYILGSSTHSLHNDDSDASAAASLSPSSSLGSPCSPSSGIVAHPREAFGQSSPQPRAGTSPSTSLAQKGQASSCPPSILTSATDIPVLLVNGCLEQGDGPPQLARAPPSSAKQPPLAGCSPASRLGGLNNAQSAPTLSCLSDSPLKAGQPTMKFVMDTSKFWFKPSISRDRAIQLLRNKEPGTFLVRDSTSFRGSFGLAMKVPGSPSGSQTGEESSDLVRHFLIESSTKGVHLKGASEELYFGSLSAFVYQHSITPLALPCKLSIPTRDLADGEDSPDCAPEPALSLARKTAVCNVLYLNSVNVETLTGAPAILKGISCTLELETLPTPTLVHFRVTEQGVTLTDVQRKVFFRRHYPLAAIRFCGMDPENRKWQKYCKSSRIFGFVAKSQTDSENLCHLFAEYDTVQPVSPVIDLLRQLLPSP from the exons ATGTCACAGGTCATAGAATCCCACGTGCTGCGTGTTGGGCAGACTGTGTGCATTTCCTCGCCGGAGGAAAGCAAGAGCCTGCACCCAGCTGGGTACCCCAGGCTGCCGGGCAAGTACGTCTACTACTCCACAGAGAGCTGGACTAAGCCCCCCTCCATGGTGCACCCCAAGGCTCACCTGCTCCCCAGGTGtggagcccagcccctgccagagcATGTGGCTGCCCACATGCAGGGGAAGGACGAGCAGAATTCCTCCTTGGAGAGACCCCCTGCACCGAGCCAGCCTAAGGAGGAAGAGAACAACAGCACGGGCCCTGAGGACCAGCCAATGTCTCCCTCTCTGGATATAACCATAGAGACTCTCAACAAGATGATCCTAGAGATTGATCCCACCTTCCAGCCACTGCCGTGCAGGCCAGTGAGGGCTGCAGGCCAGCCTGCTGCTCAGGGTGACACTGCAGCCACCaagaagcaggagcaggaggcaaTAG acATCAAGTACATAGAGCTGACACCAGGCAGAGCCACGGGGCCTGACCTGCCacagggctcccccagcccttcagGCACCCCCTTCTCCAGGTCCCCTCAGACCAACAGCTTCCTGCCCCAAAAAGGGCCACTGGGAGGCAAATACAGCTCCGGTGACAGCGTGGTTTTCTCCAGCCCACCCGGACCCCCGAGTCCCCAGCCAGCCACgctgagctgcagcaaagcaTCCGAGAGCAGCAGcgctccctggcagtgcctggcaggacacacggacacagcctcctgcagccccgGGGCCCTCAGCACCTCCCCAGGTGTTGAGAACCTGCTGAAGCCCGTGCAGGTGCTGAGGGCCCGGCAGAGGGGCAGCTGGGTGTCCCAGCTCTccaccagccctggctctgacaCCAGCTACATCCTGGGCAG cagcacccactcGCTCCACAACGACGACTCCGATGCTTCGGCCGCtgcctccctgtccccctccagctccctgggcagcccctgctccccttcCTCAGGCATCGTGGCTCACCCCAGGGAGGCTTTTGGCCAGagctccccccagccccgggcagggacctcccccagcacctccttGGCCCAGAAgggccaggccagcagctgcccccCCTCCATCCTCACCTCGGCCACCgacatcccagtgctgctggtgaaCGGGTGCCTGGAACAAGGAGATGGACCCCCCCAGCTGGCCAGAGCCCCCCCAAGTTCTGCCAAACAGCCCCCCCTGGCcggctgcagcccagcctcgAGGCTCGGGGGCCTGAACAACGCGCAGTCAGCACCcaccctcagctgcctctcagACA GTCCCCTGAAGGCTGGGCAGCCCACCATGAAGTTTGTGATGGACACGTCCAAATTCTGGTTCAAGCCAAGCATCAGCAGGGACCGAG CAATCCAGCTGCTGAGGAACAAGGAGCCGGGCACGTTCCTGGTGAGGGACAGCACCTCCTTCCGGGGCTCCTTCGGGCTGGCCATGAAGGTTCCTGGCTCTCCCTCGGGCAGCCAGACAG GTGAGGAGAGCAGTGACCTCGTCCGGCACTTCCTCATCGAGTCCTCCACCAAAGGGGTTCACCTGAAGGGCGCCAGCGAGGAGCTGTACTTTG GGAGCCTCTCTGCCTTCGTCTACCAGCACTCCATCACCcctctggccctgccctgcaAGCTCAGCATCCCCACCCGAG ATCTCGCTGATGGAGAGGACAGCCCTGACTGCGCTCCTGaacctgccctgtccctggccaGGAAAACTGCAG TGTGCAACGTCCTGTACCTCAACTCAGTGAACGTGGAGACGCTGACAGGAGCCCCAGCCATCCTGAAGGGCATCTCCTGCACCTTGGAGCTGGAGACACTGCCCACCCCAACCCTGGTGCACTTCAGGGTGACGGAGCAGGGCGTCACGCTGACCGACGTCCAGAGGAA GGTGTTTTTCAGACGACACTACCCCTTGGCTGCCATCAGGTTCTGTGGGATGGACCCTGAGAACAGAAA GTGGCAGAAGTACTGCAAGTCCTCCAG AATCTTTGGGTTCGTGGCCAAAAGCCAGACAGACTCGGAGAACCTCTGTCACCTGTTTGCAGAGTACGACACCGTGCAGCCAGTGTCCCCTGTCATCGACCTGCTCcgccagctcctgcccagcccgtag